One Oscillospiraceae bacterium genomic region harbors:
- a CDS encoding phosphatase PAP2 family protein encodes MNLDWIILHGLRVLTACPLLDFWMPRITALGNSGIVWVVAAIVLLCTKKYRRYGVMLLVGLAAALLLGNLALKNLFARPRPCWLDESVPLLIARPSDYSFPSGHTMAGAIGATILTAADRRFGWAAIPLAVLIAFSRLYLYVHFPSDVLGGAVLGVGIGLLMLYGERRIAGRCKHRPLQ; translated from the coding sequence ATGAACCTGGATTGGATCATCCTGCACGGCCTGCGGGTGTTGACCGCCTGCCCGCTGCTGGATTTTTGGATGCCGAGAATTACGGCGCTGGGCAACAGCGGCATCGTTTGGGTAGTGGCGGCCATAGTGCTGCTTTGCACCAAAAAGTACCGCAGGTACGGCGTCATGCTGCTGGTAGGGCTGGCGGCGGCGTTGTTGCTGGGCAATCTGGCGCTGAAAAATCTCTTCGCCCGGCCGCGCCCCTGCTGGTTGGACGAGAGCGTACCATTGCTGATCGCCCGCCCCAGCGACTACTCTTTCCCATCCGGTCATACGATGGCCGGGGCCATCGGTGCCACCATCTTGACGGCGGCGGACCGGCGGTTTGGCTGGGCGGCCATCCCGCTGGCAGTGCTCATCGCGTTCTCCCGCCTGTACCTGTACGTGCATTTTCCCAGTGATGTCCTGGGAGGTGCGGTACTGGGCGTGGGGATCGGGTTGCTGATGCTGTATGGGGAGCGGCGGATTGCAGGCCGATGCAAGCATCGGCCCCTACAGTGA
- a CDS encoding helix-turn-helix domain-containing protein, with product MMIQERLKRSNLIMLVVPVAVAGVLLAVGLGVLVLLLETIYLPRLGLTMQDLHTLGEQAEAAFADLRHFVVLYGVVVIAVLLAAVVGTNLWLTRNLFAHIREPLAALMQGIHHIQNGDLNAPIVYTKNDEFRPACDAVDEMAARLREKIEDTPSDPKLLQTVWGVGYRLHTV from the coding sequence ATGATGATCCAGGAACGGCTCAAACGCTCGAATCTTATTATGCTGGTGGTGCCGGTGGCGGTGGCTGGGGTGCTGCTGGCCGTAGGGCTGGGGGTGCTGGTCCTGCTGCTGGAGACCATCTACCTGCCGCGTCTGGGGCTGACCATGCAGGATCTGCATACCCTGGGCGAGCAGGCCGAGGCCGCCTTTGCCGACCTCAGGCACTTTGTGGTGCTGTACGGCGTGGTAGTCATTGCAGTGCTGCTGGCGGCGGTGGTGGGCACCAACCTGTGGCTGACCCGGAACCTGTTTGCCCATATCCGTGAGCCGCTGGCTGCGCTGATGCAGGGCATCCACCACATCCAAAACGGCGACCTCAATGCGCCCATCGTCTACACAAAAAATGATGAGTTCCGCCCTGCCTGTGATGCTGTAGACGAGATGGCAGCCCGCCTGCGGGAAAAGATCGAGGACACCCCCTCGGACCCGAAGCTGCTGCAAACGGTGTGGGGCGTGGGCTACCGGTTGCATACAGTTTAA
- a CDS encoding ABC transporter ATP-binding protein produces the protein MAKKQDGYLSAKESRRISKENRRITDQYEKKRKRRNVPESEYTVQMHDEKNAVEFDNLHTYFFTDTGVVKSVDGVSFEVPVGKTVGVVGESGCGKSVTSLSLMQLLQRPQGQIVDGEIRLNLGGGKAYDIAKTPADKMQGLRGNYISMIFQEPMTSLNPVFRIGAQIDEVIALHEGEGKTKEDIKKRTIEMLETVGIANSNGVYEMYPHELSGGMRQRVMIAMALACNPKIIIADEPTTALDVTIQAQILDLLRNLKDRINSSIMLITHDLGVIAEMADYVVVMYAGRVVEKGTVEEIFAHPSHPYTIGLMASKPVVGKKVDRLYSIPGKVPNPVDMPDYCYFKDRCEMQLPCCSGEYPCEISLSPTHKVSCYRYYEENRKAGE, from the coding sequence ATGGCTAAAAAACAGGACGGATACCTTTCCGCCAAAGAGTCGCGGCGTATCTCCAAAGAAAACCGCCGCATTACCGATCAATACGAGAAAAAACGCAAGCGCCGCAACGTGCCGGAGAGCGAGTACACGGTCCAGATGCACGATGAGAAAAACGCGGTCGAGTTCGATAACCTGCACACCTACTTCTTCACCGATACCGGCGTGGTCAAAAGCGTTGACGGCGTCTCCTTCGAGGTGCCCGTCGGCAAGACGGTCGGCGTCGTGGGTGAGTCCGGCTGCGGTAAGTCCGTTACCAGCCTGTCCCTGATGCAGCTGCTGCAGCGCCCCCAGGGCCAGATCGTAGATGGCGAGATCCGCTTGAACCTGGGCGGCGGCAAGGCTTACGACATCGCCAAGACCCCCGCCGATAAGATGCAGGGCCTGCGCGGCAACTATATCTCGATGATCTTCCAGGAGCCTATGACCAGCCTGAACCCGGTATTCCGCATCGGCGCCCAGATCGACGAGGTCATCGCCCTGCACGAGGGTGAAGGTAAGACCAAGGAGGACATCAAGAAGCGCACCATCGAGATGCTGGAGACCGTTGGCATCGCCAACAGCAACGGCGTCTACGAGATGTACCCTCACGAGCTGTCCGGCGGTATGCGCCAGCGCGTCATGATCGCCATGGCCCTGGCCTGCAACCCCAAGATCATCATTGCCGACGAGCCGACTACCGCGCTGGACGTGACCATCCAGGCCCAGATTTTGGACCTGTTGCGCAACCTGAAGGACCGCATTAACTCCTCCATCATGCTCATCACCCATGACCTGGGCGTTATTGCCGAGATGGCGGACTATGTCGTCGTCATGTACGCGGGCCGCGTGGTCGAGAAGGGCACCGTCGAGGAGATCTTCGCCCATCCCAGCCACCCTTACACCATCGGCCTGATGGCCTCCAAGCCGGTCGTCGGCAAAAAGGTCGACCGCTTGTACTCCATCCCCGGCAAGGTGCCCAACCCGGTCGATATGCCGGACTACTGCTACTTCAAGGACCGCTGCGAGATGCAGCTGCCCTGCTGCAGCGGCGAGTACCCCTGCGAAATCAGCCTGTCCCCCACCCATAAGGTCAGCTGCTACCGCTACTACGAAGAAAACAGAAAGGCGGGTGAGTGA
- a CDS encoding ABC transporter substrate-binding protein produces MKNAKQAIALASAAALSLSMLAGCGSSASSAASSEATSTATAEATTSTSDGTLVLAETGFEGKFSPFFAASASDQDVIDLTQLGLLGADRKGEMILNGIEGETREYNGTDYTYHGTSDCVVTENDDGTVTYDLKLRDDLKFSDGEPVTIDDVIFSMYVFLDPTYDGSATMYSTPIVGLEEYRNSMSTLSKLIAEAGEDNTDNTYFTADQQKAFWDAVNDGGVKFAQEIVDDMTENGGATDVASAAAGWGFDLADGATAKDFFLAIGAQYDWNFSAMEAETAGSALSDLIPEEVYNYSTTGVTVGNDVPNVAGIVKTGDYSMTLTTTELSTTMIYQLQMPIAPLHYYGDTALYDYDNNSFGFPKGDLSSVRSKTSAPLGGGMFTFNKYSDGVVYLDANPDYFDGAPKIAHVNMKETQEADKITGVQAGTIDISDPSYSLEVADQIADINGVEGEDGPVITTRLKDYRGYGYIALSAKNVNVGGDPASEASKNLRKAIMTVVSAYRDEGIDSYYGDTASVINYPISNTSWAAPSVTDDGYKVAYSTDVDGNDIYTSDMSSEDKYQAALQAALGYFEAAGYTVENGQVTAAPAGAKMEYQINIGASGNGDHPSFQTLTNAAAALKTIGFTLTVNDMANASDLFASYQSGAAEGWVAAWQSTNDPDMFQLYHSSGSTNYYAIDDADLDELIMAARQTTDQEARKAMYKEAMEIILDWGVELPVYQRSEATIFSTERVNIDTIAKDQTPYWTYKSELNNTELN; encoded by the coding sequence ATGAAAAACGCAAAGCAAGCCATTGCGCTGGCATCTGCTGCGGCCCTGAGCCTGAGCATGCTGGCCGGCTGCGGCAGCTCCGCTTCCTCCGCTGCATCCAGCGAAGCTACCAGCACTGCCACGGCCGAGGCTACCACTTCCACCAGCGACGGCACCCTCGTCCTGGCAGAGACCGGCTTTGAGGGCAAATTCAGCCCCTTCTTCGCCGCTTCTGCCTCTGACCAGGATGTCATCGACCTGACCCAGCTCGGCCTGCTGGGCGCCGACCGTAAGGGCGAAATGATCCTGAACGGCATCGAGGGCGAGACCCGCGAGTACAATGGCACCGACTACACCTACCACGGCACCTCTGACTGCGTTGTCACCGAGAATGACGACGGCACCGTTACCTATGACCTGAAACTGCGTGACGACCTGAAGTTCTCTGACGGCGAGCCTGTCACCATCGACGACGTTATCTTCTCGATGTATGTATTCCTGGATCCGACTTATGACGGTTCTGCCACCATGTACTCCACCCCCATCGTTGGCCTGGAGGAGTACCGCAACTCCATGTCCACCCTGTCTAAGCTGATCGCTGAGGCTGGCGAGGATAACACCGACAATACTTACTTCACTGCTGACCAGCAGAAGGCTTTCTGGGACGCTGTCAACGACGGCGGCGTGAAGTTTGCCCAGGAAATCGTTGACGACATGACCGAGAACGGCGGCGCTACCGATGTTGCCTCCGCTGCTGCCGGCTGGGGCTTCGACCTGGCCGATGGCGCTACCGCTAAGGATTTCTTCCTGGCTATCGGCGCCCAGTACGACTGGAACTTCTCCGCTATGGAAGCCGAGACTGCTGGCTCTGCCCTGTCTGATCTGATTCCCGAGGAAGTTTACAACTACTCCACCACTGGTGTCACCGTTGGCAACGACGTGCCCAATGTTGCCGGTATCGTCAAGACTGGCGACTACAGCATGACCCTGACCACCACCGAGCTGTCCACCACCATGATCTATCAGCTGCAGATGCCCATCGCCCCCCTGCACTACTACGGCGATACCGCTCTGTACGATTACGACAACAACTCCTTCGGCTTCCCCAAGGGCGACTTGAGCAGTGTCCGCTCCAAGACCAGCGCTCCTCTGGGCGGCGGTATGTTCACCTTCAACAAGTACAGCGACGGCGTTGTTTACCTGGATGCCAACCCCGACTACTTTGACGGCGCACCCAAGATTGCTCACGTCAACATGAAGGAGACCCAGGAGGCCGATAAGATCACCGGCGTTCAGGCTGGCACCATCGACATTTCCGATCCTTCCTACTCTCTGGAAGTTGCTGACCAGATCGCCGACATCAACGGCGTCGAGGGCGAGGATGGCCCCGTCATCACCACCCGCCTGAAGGACTACCGCGGCTACGGCTACATCGCCCTGAGCGCCAAGAACGTCAATGTTGGCGGCGACCCCGCTTCCGAGGCTTCCAAGAATCTGCGCAAGGCCATCATGACCGTTGTCTCCGCTTACCGTGATGAGGGCATCGACTCTTACTACGGCGATACCGCTAGCGTTATCAACTACCCCATCTCCAACACTTCCTGGGCCGCTCCTTCCGTTACCGATGACGGCTACAAGGTTGCTTACTCCACCGACGTGGACGGCAACGACATCTACACCTCTGACATGAGCAGCGAGGACAAGTACCAGGCTGCCCTGCAGGCTGCCCTGGGTTACTTTGAGGCTGCCGGCTACACCGTCGAGAACGGCCAGGTCACTGCCGCTCCCGCCGGTGCCAAGATGGAGTATCAGATCAACATCGGTGCTTCCGGCAACGGTGACCACCCCTCCTTCCAGACCCTGACCAATGCTGCTGCCGCTCTCAAGACCATCGGCTTCACCCTGACTGTCAACGATATGGCCAACGCTTCTGACCTGTTCGCTTCTTACCAGTCCGGCGCTGCCGAGGGTTGGGTCGCAGCCTGGCAGTCCACCAATGACCCCGATATGTTCCAGCTGTACCACAGCAGCGGTTCCACCAACTACTACGCCATCGACGATGCCGACCTGGATGAACTGATCATGGCTGCCCGCCAGACCACCGACCAGGAGGCCCGTAAGGCCATGTACAAAGAGGCCATGGAGATCATCCTGGATTGGGGTGTCGAGCTGCCCGTCTACCAGCGCAGCGAGGCTACCATCTTCTCCACCGAGCGTGTCAACATCGACACCATCGCGAAGGATCAGACCCCGTACTGGACCTACAAGTCTGAGCTGAACAACACCGAGCTGAACTGA
- a CDS encoding IS3 family transposase: protein MVVQKLRQKHALSILLSIAQLPRATFYYHLKQMQKEDKYASVKEEITTIYHENRGRYGYRRITAELRKRTFSVNHKTVQRLMKELGLVCRVRMKKYRSYKGEVGKIAPNLLNRDFHAEKPNQKWVTDVTEFSLFGEKLYLSPILDLHSSDLVSYTISDHPVLSMVTTMLDEAFAKIPAGTRLILHSDQGWQYQHKQYQRMLREKGIRQSMSRKGNCLDNAVIENFFGLLKSELLYLQEFQSMEHFKQELIEYLDYYNNRRIKAKLKGLPPAIHRQQALSAA from the coding sequence CTGGTAGTTCAGAAGCTAAGGCAAAAACACGCACTCAGTATTCTGCTCTCAATCGCTCAACTGCCCCGTGCAACTTTCTACTATCATTTGAAGCAGATGCAGAAAGAAGACAAATATGCATCTGTTAAGGAAGAAATCACAACGATTTACCACGAAAACAGGGGTCGATACGGCTATCGCCGGATCACGGCAGAACTTCGCAAGCGTACATTCTCTGTGAACCACAAGACTGTCCAGCGGCTTATGAAAGAGTTGGGCTTAGTTTGCCGTGTCAGGATGAAGAAGTATCGCTCTTATAAGGGAGAAGTGGGCAAAATCGCACCAAATCTGCTAAATCGGGATTTCCATGCCGAAAAGCCGAATCAGAAATGGGTCACGGATGTGACGGAGTTCAGCCTGTTTGGAGAGAAGCTCTACCTGTCCCCGATTCTCGATCTGCACAGCAGCGATCTGGTCAGTTACACCATATCGGATCATCCTGTGCTCAGCATGGTAACCACCATGCTGGACGAGGCGTTTGCAAAGATCCCGGCCGGAACACGCCTGATTCTCCACTCTGATCAGGGTTGGCAATATCAACACAAGCAGTACCAGCGGATGCTTCGCGAGAAGGGGATCCGACAGAGCATGAGCCGCAAGGGAAACTGTCTGGACAATGCTGTGATAGAAAATTTCTTCGGACTGCTCAAAAGTGAACTGTTATATCTGCAAGAATTTCAATCCATGGAACACTTCAAACAGGAACTGATCGAATATCTGGATTACTACAACAACCGCAGGATCAAGGCAAAGCTAAAGGGCTTGCCGCCTGCAATTCACAGACAGCAAGCCCTTTCGGCTGCTTGA
- a CDS encoding ABC transporter ATP-binding protein, translated as MAKKMPEAMDYTPVTYDPQYILMVNHLKKYFPIKGGLLSQTVGHVKAVDGVTFNLRRGCTMGLVGESGCGKSTTGRTILRLSGDKTGGQVLFNGKEVYDMNSAELRELRTKMQIIFQDPFSSLSPRLPVGEIIGEAVREHNLVPKNEFDDYIDQVMDDCGLQPYHKTRYPHEFSGGQRQRICIARALALNPEFVVCDEPVSALDVSIQAQIINLLKTLQEKRNLTYLFISHDLSVVEHISDTVGVMYLGNLVEYGETDDIFANPLHPYTKALFSAIPIPDPTVKRERIVLQGSIPSPANPPAGCKFHTRCPYATERCKTEAPKQCEVEPGHYVVCHLYEK; from the coding sequence ATGGCAAAGAAAATGCCTGAAGCAATGGATTACACCCCCGTCACCTATGACCCTCAGTACATTCTGATGGTCAACCACCTCAAAAAATATTTCCCCATCAAGGGCGGCCTGCTGTCCCAGACGGTGGGCCATGTCAAGGCAGTGGACGGCGTTACCTTTAACCTGCGCCGCGGCTGCACCATGGGCCTGGTGGGCGAGTCCGGCTGCGGCAAGTCCACCACCGGCCGCACCATCCTGCGCCTGAGCGGCGATAAGACCGGCGGCCAGGTGCTGTTCAACGGCAAAGAAGTCTACGATATGAACAGCGCCGAGCTGCGGGAACTGCGCACCAAGATGCAGATCATCTTCCAGGACCCGTTCTCCAGCCTGTCCCCCCGTCTGCCCGTCGGCGAGATCATCGGCGAGGCTGTGCGCGAGCATAACCTGGTGCCGAAGAATGAGTTTGATGATTATATCGACCAGGTCATGGACGACTGCGGCCTGCAGCCCTACCACAAGACTCGCTATCCTCATGAGTTCTCCGGCGGCCAGCGCCAGCGTATCTGCATCGCCCGCGCCCTGGCCCTGAACCCGGAGTTCGTTGTCTGCGACGAACCGGTCTCCGCACTGGACGTGTCCATCCAGGCACAGATCATCAACCTGCTGAAAACATTGCAGGAAAAGCGCAACCTGACCTACCTGTTCATCTCCCACGACCTGTCCGTTGTCGAGCATATCTCTGACACGGTGGGCGTTATGTACCTGGGCAACCTGGTGGAGTACGGCGAGACCGACGACATCTTTGCCAATCCGCTGCACCCCTACACCAAGGCGCTGTTCTCGGCCATTCCCATCCCGGACCCGACGGTCAAGCGAGAGCGCATCGTGCTGCAGGGTTCCATTCCGTCCCCGGCCAACCCGCCGGCTGGTTGTAAGTTCCACACCCGCTGCCCCTACGCCACCGAGCGCTGCAAGACCGAAGCCCCCAAACAGTGTGAGGTCGAGCCCGGCCATTATGTGGTCTGCCACCTGTACGAGAAATGA
- a CDS encoding ABC transporter permease, producing MRNYIIKRVAQSVLILFCVMFIIYALIRCLPSSFAETMAMQLAQAPGAKPYEEWLAQLNASYGLDLDIVPGFFTWLSKAIVGNFGDSWKWNVPATQKFQEVVGLSVIMGGISFVLSIIIAVPLGVLAATKQYSRTDYVITAAALVGISLPTFFFATLLKLLFSVKLGWFDLYGLVGRDYAQLDSMGQFLDKANHLVLPIATLVIVSIGGYMRYTRTNMLEVLNADYIRTARAKGLSEHTVIYKHAFRNTLIPLVTIIGGSLPGLFSGALITETLFSIPGIGYISYQSMVAGDIPFTMFYLSFMAVLTLASNLLTDILYGVVDPRVRIS from the coding sequence GTGCGAAATTACATCATCAAGCGTGTCGCGCAGTCGGTATTGATCCTGTTCTGTGTCATGTTCATTATCTACGCGCTGATCCGCTGCCTGCCCAGCTCTTTTGCCGAGACGATGGCAATGCAGCTGGCCCAGGCACCCGGTGCCAAACCCTATGAGGAATGGCTGGCCCAGCTGAATGCCTCCTACGGCCTGGATCTGGACATTGTGCCCGGCTTCTTCACCTGGCTGTCCAAGGCCATCGTCGGCAACTTTGGTGACAGCTGGAAATGGAACGTCCCCGCTACCCAGAAATTCCAGGAAGTGGTCGGCCTGTCCGTTATTATGGGCGGCATCTCCTTTGTGCTGTCCATCATCATCGCGGTGCCCCTGGGCGTGCTGGCTGCCACCAAGCAGTACAGCCGTACCGACTACGTTATTACCGCGGCCGCACTGGTCGGCATCTCTCTGCCCACTTTCTTCTTTGCTACGCTGCTCAAGCTGCTGTTCTCGGTCAAGCTGGGCTGGTTTGACCTGTACGGTCTGGTAGGGCGTGACTATGCCCAGCTGGACTCGATGGGCCAGTTCCTGGATAAGGCCAACCACCTGGTGCTGCCTATCGCCACGCTGGTCATCGTTTCCATCGGCGGCTACATGCGCTACACCCGCACCAATATGCTGGAAGTGCTGAACGCTGACTACATCCGCACCGCCCGCGCTAAGGGCCTGTCGGAACATACCGTTATCTATAAGCACGCCTTCCGCAACACGCTGATCCCGCTGGTCACCATCATTGGCGGCAGCCTGCCCGGCCTGTTCAGCGGTGCACTGATCACCGAGACGCTGTTCTCCATCCCCGGCATCGGCTACATTTCTTACCAGTCGATGGTCGCAGGCGATATTCCCTTTACGATGTTCTACCTGTCCTTTATGGCAGTGCTGACCCTGGCCAGCAACCTGCTGACAGACATCCTGTACGGCGTGGTCGACCCGCGCGTACGCATTTCTTAA
- a CDS encoding helix-turn-helix domain-containing protein, which translates to MPKGVPNKRYTPEFKKLVIETMQEEKLSYSETCHRFEVNSRDRIKSWERIYLEEGPEGFAVERRGRSSKGRPPKQLPKQVEEDLLAEVQRLRAENDYLKNLQALVLEDERHQHKKRW; encoded by the coding sequence ATGCCAAAAGGAGTACCAAACAAACGATATACGCCGGAATTCAAAAAACTGGTGATTGAAACCATGCAGGAAGAGAAATTAAGTTACAGCGAAACCTGTCATAGATTTGAGGTAAACAGCAGAGATCGAATCAAATCATGGGAGCGAATCTATCTGGAGGAAGGGCCGGAAGGCTTTGCCGTCGAACGGCGTGGCCGCAGCAGTAAGGGTCGTCCGCCAAAGCAGCTGCCGAAGCAGGTAGAAGAAGATCTGCTGGCCGAAGTGCAGCGACTGCGTGCGGAGAACGATTACCTAAAAAATTTGCAAGCCTTGGTTTTGGAAGACGAGCGACACCAGCACAAAAAACGCTGGTAG
- a CDS encoding DUF368 domain-containing protein, with translation MPGLCTLGFGVLAGVAISISAIRAALQKYRSQMIWLILGLMLGSLYAIANGPASLATPRPALSMATSQPVGFVLGATVLLALEGAKMMMERKEQPGVPIVKGAKQA, from the coding sequence TTGCCGGGGTTGTGCACGCTGGGATTTGGCGTGCTGGCGGGCGTGGCTATATCCATCAGTGCTATCCGCGCCGCGCTGCAAAAGTACCGCAGCCAGATGATTTGGCTGATCTTGGGCCTGATGCTTGGCTCACTGTACGCCATCGCCAACGGCCCCGCAAGTTTGGCCACGCCGCGCCCGGCGCTGAGTATGGCGACCTCCCAGCCTGTCGGCTTTGTGTTGGGCGCTACCGTGCTACTGGCGCTGGAAGGCGCAAAAATGATGATGGAACGTAAAGAACAACCTGGCGTACCCATTGTGAAAGGAGCAAAACAGGCATGA
- a CDS encoding ABC transporter permease, with translation MSENTQNQNPQQEQYSLNDDRRVKVLSPGALVAKRFFRNRLAVVGLSILVAMFVFSFIGGLVSPYGQDEQFFTYTQMSKEYVGVTRNDTMRFVVADGQDFGSIAQSKALEASKKGETEFTYKDVDYTLDLVNDDFYVVYKGNTVMGYASRDLVNEADGADKFNFETKLAALTAMANEEEEFAANGVDYALDEDGNITAGGETLGYVSRFVVSAADSSIVITRDFKELLQEAIDDDAEEFDYTDADGNEAEYDIVYDPSTKVWSVKQMTETYVYDRYGSPSKAHWLGTDTNGMDMLTRLMYGGRVSLIIGFIVVVIEASLGILMGGISGYFGGWVDNIIMRVVDVFYCIPSMPVIIIIGAAMDAMRVDSWTRMMYLMLILGFLGWPSIARLVRGQILSLREQEFMLATEACGINVWHRIFRHLIPNVIPQLIVTCTMGLGSTILTEATLSFLGLGVKYPFASWGNIINDVNNAYVMTNYLFIWIPAGVCLLLTVLGFNFVGDGLRDAFDPKMKR, from the coding sequence ATGAGTGAAAACACCCAGAACCAGAACCCCCAGCAGGAGCAGTACTCCCTGAACGATGACCGCCGCGTCAAGGTACTTTCCCCCGGCGCACTGGTTGCCAAGCGGTTCTTCCGCAACCGGCTGGCCGTTGTGGGCCTGTCCATTTTGGTTGCTATGTTCGTCTTCTCTTTCATTGGCGGCCTTGTCAGCCCCTACGGCCAGGACGAGCAGTTCTTCACCTACACCCAGATGTCCAAAGAGTATGTGGGCGTGACCCGCAACGACACCATGCGCTTTGTCGTGGCTGACGGCCAGGACTTCGGCTCTATCGCCCAGAGCAAGGCGCTGGAAGCCTCCAAAAAAGGCGAGACCGAGTTCACCTATAAAGATGTGGACTACACCCTCGACCTGGTGAACGACGATTTCTACGTTGTTTACAAGGGCAATACTGTTATGGGGTACGCCAGCCGTGACCTGGTCAACGAGGCTGACGGCGCAGATAAGTTTAACTTCGAGACCAAGCTTGCCGCCCTGACCGCTATGGCCAATGAAGAGGAAGAGTTCGCCGCCAACGGCGTGGACTACGCCCTGGACGAGGACGGCAACATCACCGCCGGCGGCGAGACACTGGGCTATGTCAGCCGCTTCGTCGTCTCCGCCGCCGATTCCAGCATCGTCATCACCCGCGACTTCAAGGAGCTCCTGCAGGAAGCCATCGATGATGATGCCGAGGAGTTCGACTACACCGATGCCGACGGCAACGAGGCCGAGTACGACATCGTCTACGATCCTTCCACCAAGGTGTGGAGCGTCAAGCAGATGACCGAGACCTACGTCTACGACCGTTACGGCAGCCCCAGCAAGGCGCACTGGCTGGGCACCGACACCAACGGCATGGACATGCTGACCCGCCTGATGTACGGCGGCCGCGTCTCGCTGATCATCGGCTTCATCGTCGTTGTCATCGAAGCCTCCCTGGGTATCCTGATGGGCGGCATCTCCGGCTACTTCGGCGGCTGGGTCGATAACATCATCATGCGTGTGGTCGACGTGTTCTACTGCATCCCCTCGATGCCCGTCATTATCATCATCGGCGCCGCCATGGACGCCATGCGCGTGGACTCCTGGACCCGTATGATGTACCTGATGCTGATTTTGGGCTTCCTGGGCTGGCCCAGCATTGCCCGCCTGGTCCGCGGCCAGATCCTTTCCCTGCGTGAGCAGGAGTTCATGCTGGCTACCGAGGCCTGCGGCATCAACGTCTGGCACCGTATCTTCCGCCACCTGATCCCCAACGTCATCCCGCAGCTGATCGTCACCTGCACCATGGGTCTCGGCTCCACCATCCTGACCGAAGCCACCCTGTCCTTCCTGGGCCTGGGCGTCAAATACCCGTTTGCCTCCTGGGGCAACATCATCAACGATGTCAACAATGCCTACGTTATGACCAACTACCTGTTTATCTGGATCCCCGCCGGTGTCTGCCTGCTGCTCACCGTTCTGGGCTTCAACTTTGTGGGTGACGGTCTGCGCGACGCCTTTGACCCCAAGATGAAACGCTGA